In the genome of Triticum urartu cultivar G1812 chromosome 5, Tu2.1, whole genome shotgun sequence, one region contains:
- the LOC125555984 gene encoding protein ENDOSPERM DEFECTIVE 1-like produces MAAASASPHPAAAADLPPPPPPLHTAAPRPRRRAREVSSRYLSTPTPAALSSSASSSPRLSTSSSRASSPTPSPRAHTRVATPFANENQPPLVPPSTRRRAVQKLFGEIGANPRASVSSSAAGAPPPRILPRASSGPAPSTGRRGYPRPPTPARASSCPSSADDAASCSSTDTSSTLTDFSEPDGILVPAAPCESPPLLGPASCRGGRLSSELRSSVPESGGSTRGAAIPLCHRSLNSALSSCPAPAAKVMAAPRPPQPHGTKLAEMKKAAVIGGRKVAGKQEDVHQLRLLDNRYVQYRFLNARGAEAARAKAAAAENSLFGLAERIAGLRESVADKRAEAEKIKRDQRLCSIFGGQVPYLDRWSDVEEDYSSCLTGATSALHNASLRLPIIGGVRANYEEISEVLNSAAQLLEPASPLVRNLLPKVEEVDGVASKLAQIITSERDLIEECGNLLNQAHHMQMREYSLRSQLLQLRS; encoded by the exons ATGGCCGCCGCCTCCGCGTCGCCGCACCCGGCGGCAGCCGCCGACCtgcccccgcccccgccgccgctccacaccgccgcgccccgcccgcgccgccgcgcgCGGGAGGTCAGCTCCAGATACCTctccacccccacccccgccgccctctcctcctccgcctcgtcctccccGCGCCTCTCCACCTCCTCGTCGCGCGCATCCTCGCCCACTCCGTCGCCGCGCGCCCACACGCGCGTCGCCACGCCCTTCGCCAACGAGAACCAGCCCCCGCTCGTCCCGCCCTCCACCCGCAGGCGAGCCGTGCAGAAGCTGTTCGGCGAAATCGGCGCCAACCCGCGGGCCTCCgtctcctcctccgccgccggcgCCCCGCCCCCCAGGATCCTGCCCCGCGCGTCCAGCGGGCCGGCCCCGTCCACGGGGCGCAGGGGCTACCCGCGCCCCCCCACGCCCGCGCGCGCCTCATCCTGCCCCTCCTCCGCGGACGACGCCGCGTCCTGCAGCTCCACGGACACCTCCTCCACCCTGACCGACTTCTCCGAGCCTGATGGGATCCTGGTGCCCGCCGCGCCCTGCGAGAGCCCGCCGCTGCTCGGCCCGGCGTCCTGCCGCGGCGGGCGCCTGTCGTCGGAGCTCCGGTCGTCGGTTCCTGAGTCGGGCGGGTCCACGCGCGGGGCGGCCATCCCACTGTGCCACCGATCGCTTAATTCGGCTCTCTCGAGCTGCCCGGCTCCGGCGGCGAAGGTGATGGCGGCGCCAAGGCCACCGCAGCCACATGGGACGAAACTAGCGGAGATGAAGAAGGCGGCGGTCATTGGGGGGAGAAAGGTTGCCGGGAAGCAGGAGGACGTGCACCAGCTGCGGCTGCTGGACAACCGCTACGTTCAGTACAGGTTTCTGAACGCCCGGGGGGCAGAGGCGGCCAGGGCCAAGGCTGCTGCGGCGGAG AACTCCCTGTTCGGACTGGCTGAGAGAATTGCTGGGCTACGAGAATCAGTCGCTGATAAGAGGGCAGAGGCTGAGAAGATCAAGAGGGATCAGAGATTGTGCTCAATTTTTGGTGGTCAG GTGCCGTATTTGGATCGATGGAGTGATGTTGAGGAGGATTATTCCAGCTGCTTGACAGGGGCAACATCTGCGCTGCATAACGCCTCACTAAGGCTGCCTATAATTGGGGGTGTTCGG GCAAACTATGAGGAAATCTCGGAAGTTCTTAACTCTGCTGCGCAACTACTGGAGCCGGCGTCGCCTCTTGTTCGAAATTTATTACCAAAG GTTGAAGAAGTTGATGGTGTGGCCTCCAAACTTGCACAAATAATCACTAGTGAAAGGGACTTGATAGAAGAGTGCGGGAATCTACTAAATCAAGCACACCATATGCAG ATGAGGGAGTACAGCTTGAGAAGCCAGCTGCTGCAGTTGAGAAGTTGA